Proteins encoded by one window of Sphaerochaeta sp.:
- a CDS encoding 2-isopropylmalate synthase, which translates to MANERILIFDTTLRDGEQAPGYSMNLEEKLRMARQLRLLGVDILEAGFAIASPGDFESVKEIAAAVDDTVVASLSRALTKDIDAAWEAVKLAKRPRIHTFLATSDLHLQYKLKMTREHALQQAVDMVAYARNLCPDVEFSCEDATRTDLDYLCQVVEAVVKAGATTINLPDTVGYSTPEDIRTMFTTVREKCDGIDKVTLSCHCHNDLGMAVANSLAAVEAGARQVECTVCGIGERAGNASLEELVMNVRTRSDEYPYATGVHTEQIYPSARLLSTITGVKINPSKAIVGANAFAHESGIHQHGMMANSRTYEIMTPESVGVQKTTLILGKHSGVHALRKRLEELGYHVSDEQMSHLFEDFKNLADRKKTIEDRDLIALVENGQKPNPNAWKLVNYVVNSGNTITSTACVTLERAGKSYQEVAFGTGPVYSALRCVEKIIKHPFSLEEYGLQAVTEHRDALGEVLVKISDGTGFYRGRGVSTDVIEASILSCLSAVNHMLDESQLPAGSGMSAADSTMSFANDMLYEHSDKQNHAHD; encoded by the coding sequence ATGGCGAACGAACGGATTTTGATATTTGATACGACGCTTCGGGATGGGGAACAGGCCCCGGGATACAGCATGAACCTTGAGGAGAAACTCCGCATGGCCCGACAGTTGCGTCTCTTGGGTGTGGACATCCTGGAAGCGGGGTTCGCCATCGCTTCCCCCGGTGATTTCGAAAGCGTGAAAGAGATCGCCGCGGCGGTGGACGACACGGTGGTCGCCTCGCTTTCCCGTGCGTTGACCAAAGACATCGACGCCGCGTGGGAAGCGGTGAAACTGGCAAAACGTCCTAGGATCCACACATTCCTGGCCACCAGTGATTTGCACCTGCAGTACAAGCTGAAGATGACCAGGGAACACGCCCTGCAGCAGGCAGTGGACATGGTCGCTTACGCCCGCAATCTCTGCCCGGATGTGGAGTTCTCCTGTGAGGACGCCACCCGGACGGATCTTGATTACCTCTGCCAGGTGGTGGAGGCGGTCGTCAAGGCGGGGGCTACGACGATCAACCTGCCGGATACCGTCGGGTACTCCACGCCGGAGGATATCCGTACGATGTTCACCACCGTCCGGGAGAAGTGTGACGGCATCGACAAGGTCACCCTTTCCTGTCATTGCCACAACGACCTGGGGATGGCGGTGGCCAACAGCCTGGCGGCGGTGGAAGCGGGGGCACGCCAGGTGGAATGCACCGTCTGTGGCATCGGAGAGCGGGCGGGGAACGCCAGCTTGGAAGAGCTGGTGATGAATGTCCGTACCCGAAGCGATGAGTATCCCTATGCGACCGGCGTGCATACCGAGCAGATCTATCCTTCCGCCCGGCTTCTGTCCACCATCACCGGGGTGAAGATCAACCCGTCCAAGGCGATCGTCGGAGCAAACGCGTTCGCCCATGAGAGCGGCATCCACCAGCACGGCATGATGGCCAACAGCAGGACGTACGAGATCATGACGCCGGAATCGGTCGGCGTGCAGAAGACCACGTTGATTCTAGGCAAGCACAGCGGGGTGCACGCCCTCCGCAAGCGTCTGGAAGAGCTGGGCTATCATGTTTCCGATGAGCAGATGTCCCATCTGTTCGAGGATTTCAAGAATCTCGCCGACCGGAAGAAAACCATCGAGGACCGCGATTTGATCGCCCTGGTGGAAAACGGCCAGAAACCGAATCCCAATGCCTGGAAACTGGTCAATTACGTCGTCAACAGCGGCAACACCATCACCAGCACGGCGTGTGTCACGCTGGAGAGGGCCGGCAAGAGCTACCAGGAAGTGGCGTTCGGGACCGGTCCTGTGTACAGCGCCCTTCGGTGCGTGGAGAAGATCATCAAGCATCCGTTCAGCCTGGAGGAGTATGGACTGCAGGCGGTGACGGAACACCGTGACGCGTTGGGTGAGGTCCTGGTGAAGATTTCCGACGGGACGGGGTTCTATCGTGGCAGGGGCGTCTCCACCGATGTCATCGAGGCTTCGATCCTCTCTTGCCTTTCGGCCGTCAACCACATGCTGGATGAGTCGCAGCTTCCAGCCGGAAGCGGCATGAGCGCCGCGGACAGCACGATGAGTTTCGCCAATGACATGCTCTATGAGCATTCGGATAAGCAGAACCATGCGCACGATTGA
- the ilvC gene encoding ketol-acid reductoisomerase: MSAKMYYDSDADLGKLEGKTVAIVGYGNQGHAHALNLHESGVHVIIGLYKGSKSWKRAEEDGFEVLTTAEAVKKADIVMILVNDEKQSKLYANDIGPFMRKGQYLAFAHGFNIHYGQIVPPADVNVIMIAPKGPGATVRSQYQEGKGVPCLIAVHQDPSGDSKQVAMAYAKGLGAGRAGIFETSFKEETETDLFGEQAVLCGGVSHLIKAGFDTLVAAGYQPEMAYFECCHEMKLITDLINRGGLTLMRASCSDTAEYGDYVSGPKVINQQSKDAMKEILGRIQDGSFARDWLLENQVGRPYFNATKRMEQTSQLEQVGERLRSLMSWLKQN, translated from the coding sequence ATGAGTGCGAAGATGTATTATGACTCAGATGCTGATCTCGGGAAGTTGGAAGGAAAGACCGTGGCCATCGTCGGGTATGGGAACCAGGGACACGCCCACGCGTTGAACCTGCATGAGAGTGGCGTGCATGTCATCATCGGCCTGTACAAGGGTTCGAAGAGCTGGAAGCGCGCTGAAGAGGATGGCTTTGAAGTGCTGACCACCGCCGAAGCGGTGAAGAAGGCGGACATCGTCATGATTCTGGTCAACGACGAGAAGCAGTCCAAGCTGTACGCCAATGATATCGGGCCGTTCATGAGAAAAGGCCAGTATCTGGCTTTCGCCCATGGCTTTAACATCCACTACGGCCAGATCGTGCCGCCGGCTGACGTCAACGTCATCATGATCGCCCCCAAAGGGCCGGGCGCCACAGTGCGCAGCCAGTATCAGGAAGGAAAAGGCGTTCCGTGCTTGATCGCCGTTCATCAGGATCCCAGCGGAGACTCCAAACAGGTTGCCATGGCCTACGCCAAGGGACTGGGCGCGGGAAGGGCCGGAATTTTCGAGACATCGTTCAAGGAAGAGACGGAGACAGACCTGTTCGGCGAGCAGGCGGTGCTCTGTGGTGGGGTCTCCCATCTGATCAAAGCGGGATTCGACACGCTGGTTGCCGCTGGCTACCAGCCGGAGATGGCGTACTTCGAATGCTGCCACGAGATGAAGCTGATCACCGATTTGATCAACCGCGGCGGATTGACCTTGATGCGCGCCTCCTGCTCGGACACGGCGGAATACGGCGACTATGTCTCCGGACCGAAGGTGATCAACCAGCAGAGCAAGGACGCGATGAAGGAAATCCTGGGCAGGATTCAGGATGGATCGTTCGCCCGTGACTGGCTGCTTGAGAACCAGGTCGGACGGCCGTATTTCAACGCCACCAAGCGGATGGAACAGACCAGTCAGCTGGAACAGGTCGGAGAGCGTCTTCGCTCGCTGATGAGCTGGCTGAAGCAGAATTGA
- the ilvN gene encoding acetolactate synthase small subunit, whose protein sequence is MKTTTGNRYTLSILVYNRSGVLMRVVGLFSRRGYNIDSLSVGETQDETVSRITIVVTGSRDVVEQIKHQVEKLVDVINVAEMIPADSIQKELVLIKIATTEDTRTHIIELAEIFKAKVEDVASTAITLQITGSLDKIASFIDLCKEYGIVEMVRTGITALGRGPSSQMELGVVDE, encoded by the coding sequence ATGAAAACTACTACCGGCAATCGTTACACTCTCTCCATTTTGGTCTATAACCGCAGCGGCGTATTGATGCGTGTCGTAGGCCTGTTCAGCAGACGGGGCTACAACATCGACAGCCTTTCGGTGGGGGAGACGCAGGACGAGACGGTCTCGCGCATCACCATCGTGGTGACCGGTAGTCGTGATGTGGTGGAGCAGATCAAGCACCAGGTGGAGAAACTGGTCGATGTGATCAACGTGGCGGAAATGATCCCTGCCGATTCCATCCAGAAGGAGCTGGTGTTGATCAAGATCGCCACGACGGAGGACACCCGCACCCACATCATCGAACTGGCCGAGATCTTCAAGGCCAAGGTGGAGGATGTGGCCAGCACCGCCATCACGCTGCAGATCACCGGCAGCCTTGACAAGATCGCGTCGTTCATTGACCTGTGCAAGGAGTATGGGATTGTCGAGATGGTGCGTACCGGCATCACCGCGCTGGGACGCGGCCCCTCCTCGCAGATGGAACTGGGCGTGGTGGACGAATGA
- a CDS encoding helix-turn-helix domain-containing protein — protein MIKKLDPDIVITDIRLPGIDGLTMLARCPVNHAIVLSGHTDFSYMKQAIRLGVFDYLLKPVDDDELETTLSNLVVKLREEDVDYERLRKTKNATGEELIPLPHSVNNHVVDNAISFIATNYGKPVGLQEAATFLGLSESHLSRLFKEVTGLNFLQYLNAWRINKSVELMRDPKRNIGEIATSCGFPTPGYFAKIFKRFSGVTPTQYRDEHPSI, from the coding sequence ATGATCAAGAAACTGGATCCTGACATCGTCATCACCGACATCCGTCTTCCCGGCATCGATGGGTTGACCATGCTGGCGCGTTGCCCGGTAAACCACGCGATTGTTCTTTCAGGACATACCGATTTCAGCTATATGAAACAAGCCATCCGGCTAGGGGTGTTCGACTACCTGCTCAAGCCGGTGGATGACGACGAGTTGGAAACGACCCTGTCCAATCTGGTGGTCAAGCTTCGGGAAGAGGATGTCGACTACGAACGGCTCCGCAAGACGAAAAACGCCACAGGGGAGGAGTTGATCCCCCTTCCCCATTCGGTGAACAACCATGTGGTGGACAACGCCATCAGCTTCATCGCCACAAACTATGGAAAGCCGGTCGGGCTGCAGGAAGCCGCCACGTTCCTTGGACTGTCGGAGAGTCATCTCTCCCGTCTGTTCAAAGAGGTCACCGGGCTGAATTTTCTGCAATACCTCAACGCCTGGAGAATCAACAAGAGCGTTGAGTTGATGCGGGATCCGAAACGTAACATCGGGGAGATCGCCACCAGTTGCGGATTCCCCACTCCCGGCTATTTCGCAAAGATTTTCAAACGCTTTTCCGGGGTCACTCCTACCCAGTACCGGGATGAGCACCCGTCGATCTGA
- a CDS encoding sensor histidine kinase, with protein MRTYSLFSRLITSFLIVMLIPVAALAIYYASWGNRNLEHALTQQARSTVEQDSIELGDLLEGYRHKAYVLSTSPLTVDLLKKDSPDADEAENKEVYSLLFTTMKGDTYLASAHVVSDSGNVRLSTHDFPDLYDLRFHTNQWESSGVAAQMETNRTASVISLSGRMTSETGKAILVTIIRRVYDEQGNNLGYVIVEVFTDAAEAILDRDSTLSDELVIDPHRFYAKSLANPSLVGGFDKFPYLAAVTNPEEGVSTSGNTIVAITPIKNTTLSLAGAVSSAPYAGNLRQVLLIMLLALGLGIIVSVVFASLFSRSLSKPVKRLAQSMKAVEDGNLQAQVADSRITEINQLDHSFNAMVRQITSLMDLSREEEAKLAEAERKALESQMNPHFLFNTLNTIKALAKIHHEDEIYTISIKLGKLLRSTVDNHESECSIKESMELVDSYLTIQEIRFGEKLHVQESVEESTRDVMTPKLIIQPMVENAIVHGLEPKAGDWHLSITIRERGGILSIVIHDDGIGFDRSTLPSDLDELDGSGHVGLYNTYRRLKLRYEAQAAFSLESEPGGGTTVTMLMPAIHKRTETEDDYKESSASRESEER; from the coding sequence ATGCGGACCTACAGCCTGTTCTCCCGTCTGATCACCAGTTTTCTCATTGTCATGCTGATTCCTGTGGCGGCATTGGCAATTTATTATGCCTCGTGGGGAAACCGAAATCTGGAACATGCGCTCACGCAACAGGCACGCTCAACGGTGGAACAGGACAGCATTGAGCTTGGGGATCTTCTGGAAGGATACCGTCACAAAGCGTACGTGCTCAGCACCTCCCCTCTCACTGTTGACCTACTGAAAAAAGACAGTCCGGATGCCGATGAGGCGGAGAACAAGGAAGTGTACTCCCTGTTGTTCACCACAATGAAAGGGGACACCTATCTGGCCAGCGCCCATGTGGTAAGCGACTCCGGCAATGTCCGGCTCTCCACCCATGATTTCCCTGATCTGTACGATCTCCGGTTCCATACCAACCAGTGGGAAAGTTCCGGAGTGGCGGCGCAAATGGAAACCAACCGTACGGCAAGTGTCATTTCCCTCAGCGGACGGATGACCAGCGAAACCGGCAAGGCGATTCTTGTCACCATCATCCGTCGCGTCTATGACGAACAAGGCAACAATCTGGGCTATGTGATCGTCGAGGTGTTTACCGACGCGGCGGAAGCGATCCTTGACCGGGATTCGACGCTCTCCGACGAGTTGGTGATCGACCCCCACCGCTTCTACGCCAAATCGTTGGCCAACCCCTCTCTTGTCGGAGGGTTCGACAAGTTCCCGTACCTTGCGGCGGTGACCAATCCGGAAGAAGGCGTCTCTACATCGGGCAACACCATTGTGGCCATCACGCCGATCAAGAACACCACGCTTTCTTTGGCGGGGGCGGTGTCCTCGGCGCCGTACGCCGGCAACCTCAGGCAGGTACTGCTCATCATGCTCCTGGCTTTGGGACTGGGGATTATCGTCTCGGTAGTGTTCGCCTCACTGTTCTCCCGCTCCCTTTCCAAACCGGTCAAACGGCTGGCCCAGTCGATGAAAGCGGTGGAAGACGGCAATCTCCAGGCACAGGTGGCGGACTCCCGGATTACGGAGATCAACCAGCTTGACCACTCGTTCAACGCCATGGTGCGGCAGATCACCAGCCTGATGGACCTGTCCAGGGAAGAGGAAGCCAAGCTCGCCGAAGCGGAACGGAAAGCGCTGGAAAGCCAGATGAACCCCCACTTCCTGTTCAACACGCTGAACACCATCAAGGCGCTTGCAAAGATCCACCACGAGGATGAGATCTACACCATTTCCATCAAACTGGGGAAACTGCTCCGCTCCACGGTGGATAACCATGAAAGCGAGTGTTCCATCAAGGAGAGCATGGAGCTGGTGGACAGCTACCTGACCATCCAGGAGATCCGCTTCGGAGAGAAACTCCACGTACAGGAATCCGTGGAGGAATCCACACGGGACGTGATGACCCCCAAGTTGATCATCCAGCCGATGGTGGAGAACGCCATCGTCCACGGACTGGAGCCCAAGGCGGGGGACTGGCACCTTTCCATCACCATCAGAGAACGTGGCGGGATCCTCTCCATCGTCATCCACGATGATGGCATCGGCTTCGACCGCTCCACCCTTCCCTCGGATCTGGATGAACTGGACGGCAGCGGGCACGTCGGGCTGTACAACACCTACCGGAGGCTGAAACTCCGCTACGAGGCCCAGGCTGCCTTCTCGTTGGAAAGCGAACCGGGTGGGGGCACGACGGTCACCATGCTGATGCCCGCAATCCACAAGCGGACGGAAACCGAAGACGACTACAAGGAAAGCAGCGCGTCCCGGGAATCCGAGGAGCGATAG
- a CDS encoding HAD-IA family hydrolase: MLYVFDMGNVVITHIHCLEAIIDAYQDRVDKDAFLADFRAYEVPLMEGSLPTRAYWEHWQRRFGVTISDEPFATFFHPRPNEDAIQVIRRLRGRGERVVCGSNTFGPHWDILSGMGLTDELFDATYPSHVIRLSKPEPEYYRYILQKEGYTAGQAWFIDDYECNIQAASQVGMRTVLYDYRSSDSRDALLSL; this comes from the coding sequence ATGTTGTATGTGTTTGACATGGGCAATGTCGTCATCACCCATATCCATTGTCTGGAGGCGATCATCGACGCCTATCAGGATCGGGTGGACAAGGACGCGTTCCTTGCGGATTTTCGGGCGTATGAAGTCCCGTTGATGGAAGGTTCCCTTCCCACACGCGCCTATTGGGAGCACTGGCAACGCCGTTTTGGCGTGACCATTTCCGATGAGCCGTTCGCGACGTTTTTCCATCCTCGTCCCAACGAGGACGCCATCCAGGTCATTCGGCGGCTCAGAGGACGGGGAGAGAGGGTGGTCTGTGGTTCCAATACCTTCGGCCCCCACTGGGATATTCTTTCCGGGATGGGGCTGACGGACGAACTGTTTGACGCCACCTATCCCTCCCATGTGATCCGCCTGTCCAAGCCGGAACCGGAGTACTACCGGTACATTCTCCAGAAGGAAGGCTATACCGCAGGCCAAGCGTGGTTCATAGATGATTACGAATGCAATATCCAGGCGGCTTCCCAGGTGGGGATGCGCACCGTGCTGTATGACTATCGCTCCTCGGATTCCCGGGACGCGCTGCTTTCCTTGTAG
- a CDS encoding extracellular solute-binding protein — translation MRKRYAIILLAITVIPLVAWLFFACQRKKEETPLPVTITYWTHQDEARAALEQELIAQFIQRNPDVRINRVEYTSSEMIDLIPRAFAAGQGPDMFNLPVESEYPLIARGYVAPVDYLAAGFDSRQDLLDTYIDGVFDGVTVRNDIYGLPLEYTNWCLYLNKNAFSAIGLDAEKDYPRTWEDVVSLSRKMVVRDGAVLKKRGFDFRYPYYLNFLVPMVEQLGGALVSADGKTAVVGEDAWISVLSFMQAWGPGGVNLGSPTYKNARSSFAGGDATAAMALSGLYQESRMRKQYPEFYQSGQWMVVPFPQFAHAVNEVSASAYVHYLMVNAKSDLRTQKAAWKLIGFLLDHGDQYLERASLVQPTREVVYSRAFRDLPYGNVFLHDLSRSHMVYHGSDSARIQELLGNAVESVMLSGVSPQKAYVTLKANLQELLDERK, via the coding sequence ATGAGGAAACGGTACGCCATCATCTTGCTGGCCATTACGGTGATCCCGCTTGTGGCGTGGCTGTTCTTCGCGTGCCAGCGGAAAAAAGAGGAAACGCCGCTTCCCGTGACCATTACGTACTGGACCCATCAGGATGAAGCGCGAGCGGCCCTAGAACAGGAGTTGATCGCCCAATTTATCCAGCGGAATCCCGACGTGCGGATCAATCGTGTGGAGTACACCTCTTCGGAGATGATCGATCTGATCCCCAGGGCGTTTGCCGCCGGCCAGGGGCCGGACATGTTCAACCTTCCCGTGGAAAGCGAGTATCCGTTGATCGCCCGGGGATACGTCGCTCCGGTGGATTACCTTGCCGCCGGGTTCGATTCCCGGCAGGATCTGCTGGATACCTATATCGATGGAGTATTCGATGGGGTCACCGTCAGGAATGACATCTATGGGCTGCCCCTGGAATACACCAACTGGTGCCTGTACCTGAACAAGAACGCGTTTTCCGCCATCGGGCTGGATGCTGAGAAGGATTATCCCCGCACGTGGGAGGATGTTGTTTCCCTTTCCCGGAAAATGGTGGTGCGGGATGGCGCCGTGTTGAAGAAACGGGGCTTTGATTTTCGTTATCCGTATTATCTGAACTTCCTTGTCCCGATGGTGGAACAGCTCGGGGGCGCCTTGGTCAGCGCGGATGGGAAGACGGCCGTTGTCGGGGAGGACGCGTGGATCTCGGTGTTGTCGTTCATGCAGGCGTGGGGGCCTGGGGGGGTGAACCTTGGCTCCCCCACGTACAAGAACGCCCGCTCGTCATTCGCTGGAGGTGACGCCACCGCGGCGATGGCGCTCTCCGGACTGTACCAGGAAAGCCGGATGCGCAAACAGTATCCCGAATTTTATCAGAGCGGGCAGTGGATGGTCGTTCCATTCCCCCAGTTTGCGCATGCCGTCAACGAGGTGTCCGCTTCCGCCTACGTCCATTATCTGATGGTCAACGCGAAAAGCGATCTACGGACGCAAAAGGCTGCGTGGAAGTTGATCGGTTTCCTGCTTGATCACGGAGACCAGTATCTGGAAAGGGCGTCGCTCGTCCAACCCACCCGGGAAGTGGTCTACTCCCGGGCGTTCCGTGATCTTCCTTATGGAAACGTGTTTCTCCATGATCTTTCGCGCAGCCACATGGTGTATCATGGCTCTGACAGCGCCCGGATCCAAGAGCTTTTGGGAAATGCCGTGGAGTCCGTGATGCTTTCCGGAGTCTCACCACAGAAGGCGTATGTCACGCTGAAGGCGAACCTGCAGGAATTGCTTGATGAACGGAAATAA
- the selD gene encoding selenide, water dikinase SelD yields MVKLTSMVKVSGCAAKLDPQKLHDTLSRLPVMHSDRLLEGFESSDDALVYQVEGDTVAIETVDFFPPMVDDPYTFGQVAAANALSDIYAMGAEPAVAMNLLCFPSCLELSVMEQILRGGQDKVAESGAVIAGGHTISDAVPKYGLCVTAFAKKGTIWSNKGSKPGDVLILTKPLGIGVIVTAAKAEMLDDPVYLEGAVASMTTLNKKARDAARPLSVHAATDVTGFSLLGHGMQMAQASGVTFHIHSAAVPILPGALEAASYGLLPEGMYHNLDYVSPHVSFAERIPQNLKDLLCDPQTSGGLLFSLPPGDAERLVAALPGAVVVGTVEPASGFAVVID; encoded by the coding sequence ATGGTGAAACTGACCAGTATGGTGAAGGTAAGCGGATGCGCCGCGAAGCTGGATCCCCAGAAACTGCATGACACGCTCTCCCGACTTCCGGTGATGCACAGTGACCGGTTGCTGGAAGGGTTCGAATCCAGCGATGACGCTCTGGTGTACCAGGTGGAAGGTGATACGGTGGCCATCGAGACGGTGGATTTTTTCCCACCGATGGTGGACGACCCGTACACGTTCGGCCAAGTTGCCGCGGCCAACGCCTTGTCTGATATCTACGCCATGGGGGCGGAGCCCGCCGTGGCAATGAACCTGCTCTGCTTCCCCTCTTGTCTGGAACTGTCCGTAATGGAGCAGATTCTCCGGGGTGGTCAGGACAAGGTCGCGGAGAGCGGCGCGGTGATCGCCGGCGGGCACACCATCAGCGACGCCGTACCGAAGTACGGGCTGTGCGTAACCGCCTTCGCCAAGAAAGGGACCATCTGGTCAAACAAAGGCTCGAAACCGGGTGATGTTCTGATACTGACCAAACCGCTGGGCATCGGGGTGATCGTCACCGCGGCGAAAGCGGAAATGCTGGATGATCCGGTGTATCTGGAAGGAGCGGTCGCCAGCATGACCACGCTGAACAAGAAGGCGCGGGACGCGGCGCGGCCCTTGTCCGTCCATGCCGCCACCGATGTGACCGGTTTCTCCCTGTTGGGACACGGCATGCAGATGGCTCAGGCAAGCGGGGTGACCTTCCACATCCATTCCGCCGCGGTCCCTATCCTGCCTGGCGCATTGGAAGCCGCCTCCTACGGCCTGCTTCCCGAGGGGATGTACCACAACCTTGATTATGTCTCCCCCCATGTGTCGTTCGCCGAGCGTATTCCCCAGAATCTGAAGGACCTGCTCTGCGATCCCCAGACGAGCGGTGGCTTGCTGTTTTCTCTTCCTCCTGGGGACGCGGAACGTTTGGTGGCTGCATTGCCCGGCGCGGTGGTGGTCGGCACGGTGGAGCCTGCTTCCGGTTTCGCGGTGGTCATCGACTGA
- a CDS encoding DUF3343 domain-containing protein, protein METWTATFFSHYGALRFKTDVEKRGCAAYLRPVPRSLSASCGTCVVYTAPSWDCVSSPDLDGVYRPEGEGYVCVWRHG, encoded by the coding sequence ATGGAGACTTGGACGGCGACGTTCTTCAGCCATTATGGCGCGTTGCGGTTCAAGACGGATGTGGAGAAACGGGGGTGCGCAGCCTACCTCAGGCCGGTGCCCCGCTCCTTGTCCGCCTCGTGCGGGACGTGCGTCGTCTACACGGCTCCTTCGTGGGATTGTGTCTCCTCCCCGGATCTTGACGGCGTGTACCGCCCGGAAGGGGAGGGGTATGTGTGTGTATGGAGGCATGGGTGA
- a CDS encoding sulfurtransferase TusA family protein translates to MREIDARGLSCPQPVVMTKKALADKPEELKVLVDDRAALENVTRYAKAVGYTVTVDGWTLDLKK, encoded by the coding sequence ATGCGTGAGATTGACGCCAGGGGATTGTCATGCCCCCAACCGGTGGTTATGACGAAGAAGGCGCTGGCTGACAAGCCGGAGGAACTGAAGGTGCTGGTGGATGACCGCGCTGCGCTGGAGAATGTCACCCGGTACGCCAAAGCGGTGGGATACACCGTGACGGTGGATGGCTGGACGCTGGATCTGAAGAAATAA
- a CDS encoding YedE-related selenium metabolism membrane protein, producing MTITKEKKVLAATGVLVGLGAALLVLWGNPKNMGFCIACFIRDIAGSLHLQNAGAVQYLRPEIPAMVLGAFILSMARGEFQPRGGSSPMLRFLFGFCMMVGALVFLGCPLRMVLRLGAGDLNALIGLFGFAGGVWVGTLFLNRGFSLGRSQMLGRLEGTVFSGLQVVLLVLLFAFPTLLAFSKAGSGPGAMHAPVAASLIIGLLVGALAQRSRLCMAGGIRDLILFKDSTLIMAPLFIFLFTLIWSLATGTFHLSFADQPVAHTSGLWNFLGMSVVGLAAVMLGGCPLRQVILAGEGNTDSAMSVLGMVMGAAFAHNFSLASSGKGPTTNGKVMVIVCLAFLVACGMIITKKGKEQYA from the coding sequence ATGACGATCACAAAGGAAAAGAAAGTGCTCGCCGCTACCGGTGTCTTGGTGGGGTTGGGCGCAGCGTTGTTGGTGTTGTGGGGGAATCCCAAGAACATGGGGTTCTGCATCGCGTGTTTCATCCGGGATATCGCCGGTTCTCTGCATCTGCAGAACGCGGGCGCCGTCCAGTATCTCAGGCCGGAAATTCCCGCCATGGTGCTGGGCGCGTTCATCCTCTCCATGGCTCGAGGGGAATTCCAGCCGCGAGGCGGTTCGTCCCCGATGCTCCGATTTCTGTTCGGCTTCTGCATGATGGTCGGAGCGCTGGTGTTCTTGGGATGCCCGCTTCGGATGGTGCTCCGTCTGGGCGCCGGTGACTTGAACGCCTTGATCGGTCTGTTCGGGTTTGCTGGTGGCGTGTGGGTCGGGACGCTGTTCCTCAACAGAGGTTTCTCGTTGGGGCGCAGCCAGATGCTGGGACGCTTGGAAGGAACGGTGTTCTCCGGACTGCAGGTGGTGCTTTTGGTGCTCCTGTTCGCGTTCCCCACGTTGCTTGCCTTCAGCAAGGCGGGTTCCGGACCGGGTGCGATGCACGCGCCGGTTGCCGCTTCCCTGATCATCGGACTGTTGGTCGGCGCCCTTGCCCAGCGCAGCAGACTTTGCATGGCCGGTGGCATCCGTGATCTGATCCTGTTCAAGGACTCTACGTTGATCATGGCTCCGCTCTTCATCTTCCTGTTTACGTTGATCTGGTCACTGGCTACGGGAACGTTCCATCTTTCGTTCGCCGACCAGCCGGTGGCCCATACTTCCGGCCTGTGGAACTTCCTCGGCATGTCCGTGGTAGGGCTTGCCGCCGTAATGCTGGGTGGCTGCCCGCTCCGGCAGGTGATCCTGGCCGGTGAGGGGAACACGGACAGCGCCATGTCGGTGCTTGGCATGGTGATGGGCGCCGCGTTCGCCCACAACTTCTCCCTGGCCTCTTCCGGCAAGGGACCGACGACCAACGGAAAGGTCATGGTGATCGTATGCTTGGCATTCCTGGTTGCGTGCGGCATGATCATTACGAAGAAAGGAAAGGAACAATATGCGTGA
- a CDS encoding nucleotidyl transferase AbiEii/AbiGii toxin family protein: MQMFDLSLSELTKKAEELHFVRDTLEKVLRLTEILTYIHSNSRMKDTLALKGGTAINLTVFNLPRLSVDIDLDYHADQTRTEMMTTRKEITKDLPTYRESQGYTRHTGSKSWHSLDSFVFSYTH; the protein is encoded by the coding sequence ATGCAGATGTTTGATCTTTCCCTTTCGGAACTAACAAAAAAAGCAGAAGAATTGCACTTCGTACGTGACACCTTGGAAAAGGTGTTACGTCTGACTGAAATCCTGACGTATATTCATTCAAATTCCCGAATGAAGGACACACTTGCTTTGAAAGGTGGTACCGCAATCAACCTGACAGTGTTCAACCTCCCTCGTTTGTCAGTAGACATTGACCTGGATTACCATGCAGATCAGACACGAACAGAAATGATGACAACCAGAAAAGAAATCACAAAAGATTTGCCAACGTACAGGGAGAGCCAAGGATACACACGACACACAGGGAGTAAATCTTGGCATAGTCTGGATTCGTTTGTCTTCTCATATACCCATTAA